From Parasphaerochaeta coccoides DSM 17374, a single genomic window includes:
- the argJ gene encoding bifunctional glutamate N-acetyltransferase/amino-acid acetyltransferase ArgJ, protein MKIITGGIAAAKGFQAVGVACGIKKKKKDLALIVSSRPCSAAGVFTTNVVKAAPVVWDKAIIDAGGPVHAIVVNSGNANACTGARGMIDAQATAAHAASALESLELRETAVSGMKAENILVCSTGVIGVPLPMDRLLCGITAASAMIVSGSSSAHSTDSAASAASADDAAHAILTTDTTEKVMAVSCEIGGKTVTIGGMAKGSGMIHPNLATMLAFITTDAGISTSLLQELLGDSIADTFNMISVDGDTSTNDTVLVLANGASGVVVEKEQAGWDEFSDAFTYVLGHLAREIVRDGEGAGHFIEVNVSGAATKGDARILARSVISSNLVKTAFFGADANWGRILCAMGYSGATFNPDLASLWFISHAGTIQVVREGMPLAFDETQAKKILMEKDVTVKAVLGDGEEDATAWGCDLSYDYVRINGDYRS, encoded by the coding sequence ATGAAGATTATCACCGGCGGCATTGCCGCGGCAAAAGGGTTCCAAGCTGTAGGAGTAGCCTGCGGTATCAAGAAAAAAAAGAAAGACCTTGCCTTGATAGTCAGTTCCCGCCCCTGTAGTGCGGCAGGGGTGTTCACTACCAATGTAGTCAAGGCTGCGCCGGTCGTCTGGGACAAGGCCATCATTGACGCCGGAGGGCCGGTTCATGCCATAGTGGTGAACAGTGGCAACGCCAACGCATGCACCGGTGCCAGGGGCATGATTGACGCACAAGCGACCGCCGCTCATGCGGCATCTGCTCTTGAGAGTCTTGAATTGCGTGAGACGGCCGTTTCCGGCATGAAGGCAGAGAATATCCTGGTCTGTTCCACCGGCGTCATCGGCGTCCCGCTGCCCATGGACAGACTGCTCTGTGGCATCACTGCTGCCTCGGCCATGATTGTTTCCGGAAGTTCATCCGCACATTCCACCGATTCCGCTGCTTCCGCAGCTTCCGCTGATGATGCCGCCCACGCCATACTTACCACTGATACGACGGAGAAAGTCATGGCTGTCAGCTGTGAGATTGGCGGCAAGACAGTGACCATCGGCGGTATGGCAAAAGGTTCCGGCATGATTCATCCCAACTTGGCCACCATGCTTGCGTTCATCACCACTGATGCCGGAATTTCCACATCCCTTCTCCAAGAACTGCTGGGAGACAGTATTGCGGACACTTTCAACATGATATCGGTCGATGGCGACACATCCACCAACGATACGGTACTTGTCTTGGCTAACGGGGCTTCCGGCGTTGTAGTTGAGAAGGAACAGGCCGGATGGGATGAGTTTTCTGATGCTTTCACCTACGTTCTTGGACATCTTGCCCGTGAAATTGTGAGGGACGGGGAGGGAGCCGGACATTTCATTGAAGTGAACGTATCCGGAGCGGCGACCAAAGGTGATGCTCGGATTCTTGCCCGTTCAGTCATATCGTCCAACTTGGTGAAAACCGCCTTCTTTGGTGCGGATGCCAACTGGGGGCGCATCCTTTGCGCCATGGGCTACAGCGGCGCCACGTTCAATCCCGACTTGGCATCTCTTTGGTTCATCAGCCATGCCGGAACCATCCAGGTTGTCAGGGAAGGGATGCCTCTTGCTTTCGATGAAACGCAGGCCAAGAAGATTCTCATGGAGAAGGATGTGACGGTGAAAGCCGTATTGGGAGATGGAGAAGAAGACGCGACCGCATGGGGCTGTGACCTCAGCTATGACTATGTGCGGATTAACGGCGATTACAGGAGCTAA
- a CDS encoding fimbrillin family protein produces MNEREPKPSVMVFLTILMLLITFISCDNKLNVSNTNEVRFTTEIGRKAMANSEWQANDKVGIYMVVHDALTASAASERANKLYTADTSFQTSGFSPADNANTLKWDDISNPAITHFDFIAYYPYVSPIANTTALPINVYPGSGEQDTGKADFLWGRTDNVQNNTSTVHLKLDHMLSRLIVNISPSTTIDADAITGGVLSVMVEGTSTQGTFNLDTGALSVTSSVEGIKMKDISHTLSQADQDAGKRRFEAVLIPVVHSEILLDTLKLEFTLGSDTYTWAATSIAEGDKHLIHFDKGKTHVYNMTLNTDAHEVSVAAIQIEIQDWDTGDGGNWGATPKLYRLSFSRNGAMVGDEPEDLYAHAGDTVTLPDSGTLEKTGYYYFGGWDTTSNGNGVQYAIGDTLEILDQDVTLYARWLVKIKSVSAGDTHTMILKEDGTLWATGQNNYGQLGVGDTIDRSTPVQIMTGVKEIAAGSTHTMILKEDGTLWATGRNTYGQLGVGATPTQTSAPVQIMTGVKEISAGSTHTMILKENGTLWATGRNNYGQLGVGDTTNRSTPVQVWDSANGSVFMTGVKAVSAGASHTMILKENGTLWATGRNFYYQLADGTKIDKNIPVQVISMGSDVEAVSAGTYHTMILKKNRELWAVGNNQSGQLGDNTQTTRSSPVQVKASTILNDFMIDVEAVSIWDYHTIILKKNGTLWATGNNSSGQLGIGATPAQISIPMQVKGADGVGFMTDVASVSTGTSHTMIVGTDGTLWATGLNNKGQLGDGTTTTRTTPVQIIF; encoded by the coding sequence ATGAATGAGAGAGAGCCTAAACCAAGCGTCATGGTCTTTCTGACCATCCTGATGCTTCTTATCACCTTCATTTCATGCGACAACAAACTGAATGTTTCAAATACCAACGAGGTACGCTTCACTACGGAAATCGGACGCAAGGCCATGGCAAATTCCGAATGGCAAGCCAATGATAAAGTCGGTATCTACATGGTAGTTCATGATGCCCTGACAGCTTCTGCCGCCTCAGAACGTGCAAACAAACTCTATACGGCTGACACATCCTTCCAGACTTCCGGCTTCAGTCCTGCTGATAATGCCAATACCTTGAAGTGGGACGACATCTCCAATCCTGCCATCACACACTTCGACTTCATCGCCTACTATCCTTACGTATCTCCCATCGCCAATACCACCGCTCTACCCATAAATGTCTATCCGGGTTCCGGGGAACAGGATACCGGAAAGGCCGACTTCCTGTGGGGACGCACCGACAACGTACAGAACAATACCTCAACGGTGCATCTGAAGCTTGACCATATGCTCTCCCGCCTGATTGTCAACATCTCTCCCAGCACGACCATCGATGCGGACGCCATCACGGGTGGCGTACTTTCCGTTATGGTCGAAGGCACAAGCACGCAAGGCACGTTCAACCTGGATACCGGAGCCTTGTCAGTCACAAGTTCCGTTGAGGGAATCAAAATGAAGGACATCTCCCACACCCTCAGTCAAGCAGACCAGGATGCGGGCAAGCGCAGGTTTGAAGCGGTACTGATACCTGTGGTTCACTCGGAGATCCTGCTGGATACTTTGAAACTGGAATTTACCCTGGGCTCTGATACATACACGTGGGCAGCAACTTCCATAGCTGAGGGAGACAAACACCTGATTCACTTTGACAAAGGCAAGACTCATGTCTACAACATGACGCTGAACACGGATGCTCATGAAGTCTCCGTTGCCGCCATCCAGATTGAGATACAGGACTGGGACACCGGGGACGGCGGAAACTGGGGTGCTACGCCAAAGTTATACCGCCTCTCCTTTTCCAGAAACGGTGCCATGGTCGGGGATGAGCCGGAAGATCTGTACGCTCATGCGGGCGACACGGTTACACTGCCGGATTCCGGGACATTGGAGAAGACTGGCTATTACTACTTCGGTGGATGGGATACCACTTCTAACGGCAACGGGGTTCAGTATGCCATTGGTGACACATTAGAGATTCTTGACCAGGATGTGACGCTGTATGCACGGTGGTTGGTGAAGATTAAGTCAGTCTCCGCCGGAGATACCCATACGATGATACTGAAGGAGGACGGGACGCTCTGGGCGACAGGACAGAACAACTATGGTCAACTGGGTGTCGGCGATACGATTGACAGAAGCACGCCCGTGCAAATCATGACTGGTGTCAAGGAGATCGCAGCTGGAAGCACTCACACAATGATCCTGAAGGAGGACGGGACGCTCTGGGCAACCGGACGGAACACCTATGGTCAACTGGGTGTCGGCGCTACGCCTACCCAGACAAGCGCGCCCGTGCAAATCATGACTGGTGTCAAGGAGATCTCAGCTGGAAGCACTCACACGATGATCCTGAAGGAGAACGGGACGCTCTGGGCAACCGGACGGAACAACTATGGTCAACTGGGTGTCGGCGATACGACTAACAGAAGCACGCCCGTACAAGTCTGGGATTCTGCCAATGGTTCCGTGTTCATGACTGGTGTCAAGGCTGTCTCCGCCGGAGCCTCCCATACGATGATCCTGAAGGAGAACGGGACACTCTGGGCGACAGGTCGCAACTTTTATTATCAGCTGGCCGACGGCACTAAAATCGACAAAAACATACCCGTACAGGTCATATCCATGGGCTCTGATGTCGAGGCCGTCTCCGCCGGAACCTACCATACGATGATCCTGAAGAAGAACAGGGAGCTATGGGCAGTAGGAAACAACCAATCAGGTCAGCTGGGCGACAACACCCAGACCACCAGATCATCGCCTGTGCAAGTCAAGGCTAGTACCATTCTCAACGACTTCATGATTGATGTCGAGGCTGTCTCCATCTGGGATTATCACACGATAATCCTGAAGAAAAACGGGACGCTCTGGGCGACAGGAAACAACAGTTCTGGACAACTGGGTATCGGTGCTACGCCTGCCCAGATAAGCATCCCCATGCAGGTCAAGGGTGCTGACGGGGTCGGATTCATGACTGATGTCGCATCAGTCTCCACCGGAACCTCTCACACGATGATCGTGGGTACAGACGGGACACTCTGGGCGACTGGATTGAACAATAAAGGCCAACTGGGTGACGGCACTACGACCACCAGAACCACACCCGTGCAGATTATTTTCTGA
- a CDS encoding aspartate aminotransferase family protein, with the protein MSTMNTQDIIDRGSGHTIPLYARAPLILCSGSGVTVNDVEGKTYLDFVAGIAVNALGYGDAELSESLKKTIDDGLLHCSNLYWNPHAVEAASLLAGLSGMDEAFFCNSGAEANEAAIKLAHKWGRITKGEACTDIIAMDHSFHGRTCGALSATGQKKYRVAFEPLVPGFSYAMYNDLASVEALITPRTCAIMVEGIQGEGGIIEATDDFLMGLSSLARKHGLLLIMDEVQCGMGRTGDAFSWQKSGVKPDVMTLAKGLGGGVPVGAMVVGGKACGVLTTGDHGSTFGGNLLAMTAACVVLRRFSNPDFLSHVREIGSYLGSSLVALVEDFPSIALAVRGRGLIRGLQVALPPGNVVTACRERGVLIASAGTDVLRFVPPLVVSCGDCDVVVDALREIFGGVIL; encoded by the coding sequence ATGAGTACGATGAATACGCAGGACATCATTGACCGGGGAAGCGGTCATACCATTCCTCTGTACGCACGGGCTCCCCTGATTCTTTGTTCAGGTTCTGGCGTGACGGTGAACGATGTCGAAGGAAAGACGTATCTGGATTTCGTAGCCGGCATAGCGGTCAATGCTTTGGGATATGGCGATGCGGAATTGAGCGAAAGCCTCAAGAAAACCATTGATGATGGTCTTCTTCATTGCTCGAACCTCTATTGGAATCCTCATGCCGTGGAAGCGGCATCATTGCTGGCTGGCTTAAGCGGCATGGATGAGGCGTTCTTCTGCAATAGCGGAGCCGAAGCGAATGAGGCGGCCATCAAGCTCGCCCATAAATGGGGACGCATCACGAAAGGAGAGGCATGCACTGATATCATTGCTATGGATCACTCCTTCCATGGACGTACCTGCGGGGCTTTGTCAGCGACCGGGCAGAAAAAATATCGTGTGGCTTTCGAGCCTCTTGTCCCTGGATTTTCCTACGCCATGTACAATGATTTGGCATCGGTGGAGGCTTTGATTACTCCCCGAACCTGCGCCATCATGGTGGAAGGGATACAGGGTGAAGGCGGCATCATCGAGGCCACGGATGATTTTCTCATGGGGCTTTCATCCCTGGCCAGGAAACATGGTCTCTTGTTGATCATGGACGAGGTGCAGTGTGGCATGGGACGGACGGGTGATGCATTCTCATGGCAGAAAAGCGGGGTGAAGCCTGATGTGATGACCCTTGCCAAAGGCTTGGGCGGAGGCGTCCCTGTCGGAGCCATGGTGGTGGGCGGGAAAGCTTGCGGAGTCTTGACGACAGGCGACCATGGTTCGACCTTCGGGGGCAACCTTCTGGCGATGACTGCGGCATGTGTCGTCCTCAGACGGTTCTCCAACCCCGATTTTCTCTCTCATGTTCGGGAAATTGGCAGCTATCTGGGTTCCTCTCTTGTCGCCTTGGTGGAAGACTTTCCTTCCATTGCTCTGGCCGTAAGGGGGAGGGGGCTTATCCGCGGATTGCAAGTCGCTTTGCCTCCGGGCAATGTAGTGACGGCGTGTCGGGAACGTGGTGTCCTGATAGCGTCTGCGGGAACTGATGTCCTGCGTTTTGTTCCTCCTCTTGTCGTTTCATGTGGGGATTGTGATGTTGTGGTCGATGCTCTGAGAGAAATCTTTGGCGGTGTGATTCTTTGA
- the argC gene encoding N-acetyl-gamma-glutamyl-phosphate reductase: MFSVGIIGITGYAGVQLAHMVARHHHARLTYAGSHSHAGRKLKDIHPHLASPEGDILLQDDDIQTAAASCDVIFLALPAGIAAGTLNEDILKKTVVIDLGADFRLRDRAVYEAWYKKLAAPSALLEKAVYGLVELHRDEIRNSRLIANPGCYTTCSILSLHPLLKQGLIEPEGIIIDAKSGVSGAGRELSIDTQFCEANESVKAYGVAVHRHTPEIEQELGFARQGGQPVIVQFTPHLIPMDRGILTTCYASLKAGVNASSVAAAYEDAYGKEKFIGMRPSSSLPQTRWVKGSNRCDIGWVIDERTGRIIVVGALDNLVKGAAGQALQNMNVVMGCDEDTGLSASGIFPI, encoded by the coding sequence ATGTTCAGCGTCGGAATCATCGGAATCACCGGTTACGCAGGCGTACAGCTTGCCCATATGGTTGCACGGCATCATCATGCCCGCCTCACGTATGCCGGCTCGCACTCCCATGCCGGACGGAAACTGAAGGACATCCATCCTCATCTTGCGTCACCGGAGGGAGACATTCTGCTTCAGGATGATGACATACAGACTGCTGCCGCTTCCTGTGATGTCATATTCCTTGCTCTGCCAGCGGGCATTGCGGCGGGGACGCTCAATGAAGATATCTTGAAGAAGACTGTGGTCATTGACCTTGGCGCCGATTTTCGCCTGCGTGACAGGGCAGTTTATGAAGCGTGGTACAAGAAACTGGCGGCACCGTCTGCCTTGTTGGAAAAAGCGGTGTACGGACTGGTCGAACTGCATCGGGATGAAATCAGGAACAGCCGGCTGATAGCCAATCCCGGCTGCTATACAACCTGTTCCATCTTGAGCCTGCATCCACTTCTCAAGCAAGGACTGATTGAACCGGAGGGCATCATCATTGATGCTAAAAGCGGGGTGAGCGGAGCGGGACGGGAGCTTTCCATTGACACTCAGTTCTGCGAGGCAAACGAGTCAGTGAAAGCCTACGGCGTGGCCGTCCACCGGCATACACCGGAGATAGAGCAGGAGCTTGGCTTTGCCCGCCAGGGAGGACAGCCGGTCATTGTTCAGTTCACGCCCCACCTGATTCCCATGGATCGGGGCATCTTGACGACCTGTTACGCTTCCCTCAAGGCAGGCGTCAACGCCAGTTCTGTCGCAGCCGCTTATGAAGATGCTTATGGAAAAGAGAAGTTCATCGGCATGAGGCCGTCATCTTCACTGCCACAGACACGGTGGGTCAAAGGAAGCAACAGATGTGACATCGGCTGGGTGATTGATGAACGCACCGGGCGCATCATTGTCGTCGGCGCATTGGACAACCTGGTCAAAGGAGCGGCAGGACAAGCCCTCCAGAACATGAATGTCGTCATGGGTTGTGACGAAGACACCGGCCTGTCGGCATCAGGTATATTTCCCATCTGA
- the asnB gene encoding asparagine synthase B — translation MCGFVGMFDIKDGAATYRDKVLGMSRRLRHRGPDWSGIWCGDDAVISHERLSIVDPLSGKQPLYTKDGNVVLAVNGEIYNHREIREHFNGKNGNPYYEFLTQSDCEVILALYREKGTAFLEDLNGIFAFALYDIEKDVYLIARDHIGIIPLYQGWDGEGCYYVASELKALEGICPTIQEFLPGQYFYSPDKVPTQWYDRAWTTYEAVKNNVSDIDRLRASLESAVKRQLMCDVPYGVLLSGGLDSSIIAAVTAKYAAKRIETQDAETAWWPRLHSFAIGLEGSPDLVAARKAADFIGTVHHEVHFTIQEALDVLGEVIYHLETYDITTVRASTPMYLLARVIKSMGIKMVLSGEGSDELFGGYLYFHKAPTAEALHEETVRKLGKLHLYDCLRANKSLAAWGVEGRVPFLDKEFIDVAMTLNPKDKLCRTADGKPRIEKWILREAFRDYLPEEIVWRQKEQFSDGVGYNWIDTLRSLTEKEVSDRQFASAAKRFPVNTPATKEEYYYRALFTERFPSDSAAACVPHEASVACSTPIALEWDEAFKKMNEPSGRAVLGVHEKAY, via the coding sequence ATGTGTGGTTTCGTCGGAATGTTTGACATCAAGGACGGTGCCGCGACATACCGGGACAAAGTTCTCGGCATGAGCCGCCGCCTTCGCCACCGTGGTCCGGACTGGTCCGGCATCTGGTGCGGCGATGACGCAGTCATTTCCCATGAGCGGTTGTCCATCGTTGACCCGCTGTCCGGGAAGCAACCCCTGTATACGAAAGACGGCAATGTGGTCTTGGCTGTCAATGGCGAAATCTACAATCATCGCGAGATACGCGAACATTTCAACGGAAAGAACGGTAATCCTTACTATGAGTTTCTGACCCAGAGTGACTGTGAAGTCATCCTTGCCCTGTACCGAGAGAAAGGCACAGCTTTCCTGGAGGACTTGAACGGCATCTTTGCCTTTGCTCTTTATGACATTGAGAAGGATGTCTACCTCATCGCCCGCGACCATATTGGCATCATCCCCCTGTACCAGGGATGGGATGGGGAAGGTTGCTACTATGTGGCGAGCGAGCTCAAGGCGCTTGAAGGGATATGTCCTACCATTCAGGAATTTCTTCCCGGACAGTATTTCTATAGTCCGGATAAGGTCCCGACCCAATGGTATGACCGTGCATGGACTACCTATGAAGCGGTGAAGAACAATGTGTCGGATATCGACAGGTTGCGTGCATCCCTGGAATCAGCGGTGAAACGGCAGTTGATGTGTGATGTGCCATATGGGGTCTTGCTTTCAGGTGGATTGGACAGTTCCATCATAGCGGCTGTCACGGCAAAGTACGCCGCAAAGCGCATCGAAACCCAGGATGCAGAGACAGCATGGTGGCCGCGTCTCCACAGTTTTGCCATTGGGCTGGAGGGCTCGCCTGATTTGGTGGCGGCACGCAAGGCCGCTGACTTCATAGGCACCGTTCATCATGAGGTGCATTTCACCATCCAGGAGGCACTTGATGTCCTTGGAGAGGTAATCTACCATCTGGAAACATATGATATCACGACCGTCAGGGCATCGACTCCTATGTATCTCCTTGCCCGCGTCATCAAGAGCATGGGCATCAAAATGGTTCTGTCAGGGGAAGGTTCGGATGAACTTTTTGGTGGCTATCTGTACTTCCATAAGGCTCCCACCGCTGAGGCTCTCCATGAGGAGACTGTCCGAAAGTTGGGCAAGCTGCATCTGTACGACTGTCTGCGGGCGAACAAGTCGCTTGCCGCATGGGGCGTTGAAGGCCGCGTGCCCTTCTTGGACAAGGAGTTCATTGATGTGGCGATGACGTTGAATCCAAAGGACAAGCTGTGCCGTACTGCTGACGGCAAGCCACGGATTGAGAAGTGGATTCTCCGTGAGGCTTTCCGGGACTATCTGCCTGAGGAAATCGTCTGGCGTCAGAAGGAGCAGTTCTCTGACGGGGTCGGCTACAACTGGATTGATACGCTTCGTTCGCTTACCGAGAAGGAAGTGAGCGACCGTCAGTTTGCTTCCGCCGCCAAGCGTTTTCCAGTCAATACTCCGGCTACCAAGGAGGAGTATTACTATCGTGCGCTTTTCACTGAGCGTTTCCCCTCTGATTCCGCTGCGGCGTGCGTTCCGCATGAGGCTTCGGTAGCTTGTTCTACGCCGATTGCCCTGGAATGGGACGAAGCGTTCAAGAAAATGAACGAACCGTCAGGCCGAGCAGTGCTGGGCGTACATGAAAAGGCGTATTGA
- the argB gene encoding acetylglutamate kinase, which produces MDMSREIAKAEVLIEAIPYIRTFAGSTVVIKYGGSAMTDESLKMAVITDIAMLKYLGLRPVVVHGGGREITDMLGRLGIPTRFIGGQRVTDVQTAQVAEMVLSGSIGKNLASDLEKVGVGAVGISGKDGRTLQVEKKKGHHNEDLGYVGNVVHVDVTLIESLLDSGFIPVISPVGIGQDGATYNINADYAAVAVAGALKARKLVFLTDVEGILADVGDSSTLFRSLTVSQARGLMAEGVISGGMVPKTECCIAALDKGVRHVHILDGRVAHSILLEIYTHRGIGTMMTGDDEVGSNDQADSEVGKEEQA; this is translated from the coding sequence ATGGACATGAGCAGGGAAATTGCAAAGGCGGAAGTGCTGATTGAGGCTATCCCGTATATCAGAACCTTTGCCGGAAGCACTGTCGTCATCAAGTACGGTGGCAGCGCCATGACGGACGAGAGCCTCAAGATGGCGGTCATCACCGACATTGCCATGCTGAAATATCTGGGACTTCGTCCTGTCGTGGTTCATGGGGGAGGACGGGAGATTACCGACATGCTCGGACGGCTGGGAATCCCCACCCGTTTCATAGGAGGGCAGAGGGTTACTGACGTACAGACTGCTCAGGTGGCGGAGATGGTTCTGTCAGGTTCCATAGGCAAGAATCTGGCCAGCGATTTGGAGAAGGTCGGGGTTGGAGCTGTGGGAATCAGCGGAAAAGATGGTCGGACATTGCAAGTCGAGAAGAAAAAGGGACATCATAATGAGGATTTAGGCTATGTTGGTAATGTCGTCCATGTGGATGTGACCTTGATTGAATCCCTCTTGGACAGTGGTTTCATTCCGGTAATTTCGCCGGTGGGCATTGGGCAAGATGGCGCAACCTACAACATCAACGCCGACTATGCCGCCGTAGCGGTGGCAGGTGCGCTCAAGGCTCGGAAGCTGGTATTTCTCACCGATGTGGAAGGTATCCTTGCCGATGTCGGTGATTCCTCAACGTTGTTCCGTTCCCTTACTGTGTCGCAGGCAAGGGGCTTGATGGCGGAGGGTGTCATCTCCGGCGGCATGGTTCCCAAGACAGAATGTTGCATTGCCGCCTTGGACAAGGGAGTAAGGCACGTCCACATACTTGACGGGCGGGTCGCCCATAGCATCCTCCTGGAAATCTATACGCACAGGGGCATCGGAACCATGATGACCGGTGATGATGAGGTAGGTAGTAACGACCAGGCGGACAGTGAAGTCGGAAAGGAGGAACAGGCATGA
- the gdhA gene encoding NADP-specific glutamate dehydrogenase, whose translation MYDLNVFMADLERRNPGEPEFSQAVGEVVESVLDVVNMNPVYQKARILERITEPDRVISFRVEWEDDEGRLQVNRGYRVQFNNTIGPYKGGLRFHPNVTMGTLKFLGFEQTLKNSLTTLPMGGAKGGSDFNPKGKSDAEILRFCRSFMTELYKYIGSDTDVPAGDIGVGTREIGFLYGQYKKIVTENTGVLTGKGKGWGGSLVRPEATGFGAMYFAKEMLEAHGDTFAGKRIALSGFGNVAWGAAMKATHLGAKVMTISGPDGYILDEDGIRTPEKWAYMNALRLSNNDVVEPYAKRFGAAFIKGRKPWEVKVDMAFPCAIQNELDVEDAKILVSNGITYVVETSNMGCQRQAVDFFLEKKIPFAPGKAANAGGVAVSGLEMSQNAMHYGWSAQEVDAKLHDIMSAIHASCVREGTEDGYINYVRGANIAGFKKVADAMVELGY comes from the coding sequence ATGTATGATTTGAACGTATTCATGGCTGACTTGGAACGCAGAAACCCCGGAGAGCCAGAATTCTCACAAGCCGTTGGCGAGGTCGTGGAATCTGTGCTTGATGTAGTGAATATGAATCCTGTGTACCAGAAGGCACGCATCCTTGAACGAATCACGGAACCCGACCGCGTGATATCTTTCAGAGTTGAATGGGAGGATGATGAGGGAAGGCTTCAGGTGAACCGTGGCTATCGCGTCCAGTTCAACAATACCATAGGGCCATATAAAGGTGGCTTGCGGTTCCATCCCAATGTCACCATGGGAACCTTGAAGTTCCTGGGCTTTGAGCAGACATTGAAAAACAGCCTGACGACACTACCCATGGGTGGCGCAAAAGGCGGGAGTGATTTCAACCCCAAAGGAAAGAGTGATGCCGAGATATTGCGTTTCTGTCGTTCTTTCATGACGGAACTATATAAGTACATAGGTTCGGATACTGATGTCCCGGCTGGAGACATTGGAGTCGGGACACGGGAAATAGGCTTCCTTTATGGGCAATACAAGAAGATTGTCACGGAAAATACCGGTGTCCTTACGGGCAAGGGCAAAGGATGGGGAGGATCGCTGGTTCGCCCGGAGGCAACAGGATTCGGGGCGATGTATTTTGCCAAGGAGATGCTGGAAGCGCATGGGGACACCTTTGCCGGGAAGCGGATAGCACTCAGCGGCTTCGGCAATGTGGCATGGGGAGCGGCGATGAAGGCGACGCACTTGGGCGCGAAGGTCATGACAATCAGCGGGCCTGATGGCTATATCTTGGATGAAGATGGCATCAGGACGCCTGAGAAATGGGCGTATATGAACGCGTTGCGGCTTTCTAACAATGATGTCGTCGAGCCTTATGCCAAACGGTTCGGGGCTGCGTTCATCAAGGGACGCAAGCCATGGGAAGTCAAGGTCGATATGGCGTTCCCGTGCGCCATCCAGAACGAGCTGGATGTGGAAGACGCGAAGATATTGGTTTCCAACGGCATCACGTATGTTGTCGAGACTTCCAACATGGGTTGCCAGAGGCAAGCCGTGGATTTCTTCCTGGAAAAGAAGATTCCCTTTGCTCCGGGAAAGGCGGCCAATGCGGGTGGGGTAGCAGTCAGCGGCCTGGAGATGAGCCAGAATGCCATGCACTATGGATGGAGTGCCCAGGAGGTCGATGCAAAACTTCATGATATCATGAGCGCAATCCATGCGTCCTGTGTCCGTGAAGGAACGGAAGACGGCTATATCAATTATGTCCGCGGGGCAAATATCGCGGGGTTCAAAAAGGTTGCTGATGCAATGGTAGAGCTAGGATATTAA